In Flavobacterium praedii, the DNA window ATATGCCGAGTCACTTGTAATATTATTCAAAAAATCTGCATACTCCGCTTTTGAACTAATTAATATTATAGATGCTGTTTCTGCAAAATCTTCATTAATATTAGATCTTGCATAACTAGTAATAAAACCTAATTCATTTGAGAGGGCATTTTCATAATTGTACCAATCTGCAGTATACCCAACTGGAGTAATTGCAGCCCAAGCTTTCTCATCAAAAGGTTTATTCTGATTTAAAATATGAATATATTCGTGTTGAATGGTGTGTATAAATTCTTGTATATTTGCCCGATTTGTTTTGTCGATATAATCAGTTTCAAAAAGTGTTACGCGTTGCCCTCCTTCGGCTAGTCCTAAGGTTCTGGTACCTACACTATTTAAATTAACTCCACCTACCAAAACAATTTCTCGGGGAGCAATTTTTTTTACAAAATCTGCCCCTCCAATTGTTTTATAACTGTCAAGCCAAATTTTTTGAACAATCTCAAGTGCAGGCTGAACGCTGCTTACTAATGGCGGAAATAAATAGCGGCTATTATCAACCGTATTTTGATTCCACTTATATTGGACATTTATGTTGTAAGGGTTTAGATAATTTATACCTATCCAATTATCTAGTGCAGTTTTTGTTGGCTGATTAAAATCAAGCTGGCTTTCGCCTACTTGATCATCATTCGAACAAGCAGTAAGAACTGTCAATGCCAAAAACAAAACTGCTATTTTATTATATTTTACTATTTTCATGATATTTTGCTTTTAAAAATTATCTAGGATTTAATTCGATGCCATTACCTGAAGCATGAAGAGGTATTTGTAAAGCTCTACGATTATCATCTTTGACTAAAATTTTGGTTGATTTGTTGTTAATTTCGTGATTAACAACAATATTAAAACGCTTTACATCGAACCATCTCATGCCTTCGTGTATAAAATCTCTGCGTTTTGTTTCGGCAATTGCTTTTATATAAGAGGTTTGTACGGGGGTCATAGTATAAAACGGAGTGTACTCATCAGCAACTACAGGGTATTTTGCAACAACTTTAGCTTCCGTTAGTTTATCTGTTGCGGCGTTGTATCCTGCTGTTCTAGTTGATAAAAAGTATTCCAATTCATCATTTGCCAAACTAATCTGTCCAGCCATAACATGAGCTTCTATTCGATTTAAGAAAAACTCATCATTACTTAATAAAACTTCAGCAACATACGGTTCTCCGATTCCGGCTGTAACATTTGTATACTTGAAATACTCATAGAACTTAGGAAGAAATACAGTTATGCTACTATTGGAAGAATAAAAATTGTACAGCCAGTTTTTTCCAAAAAGACTTGTGCCAGACCCTAAAATTTCTTGATATTTATCACCCGAAAGATAAAACCTGCTTTGAGAAGCTGATCTTCCGACAATTGAATTTGCAGACACAATTAATAAGTTTGTTTGAGCAGCACTGCTTGCAAAATTTACACGTTGGTCATTTACACTCATTAAATCATAAGAGGCAAAATCTCTTAGTTTCCCAACTGGCTTTGCACCTAAGTCGTTTGATAATGCTATTACTCTATTCCAATCTCCTTTTATCAAATAAAACCTGCTCGCAAATGCTTTAGCTGCCTCTTTATTAAAATGGAATTTTGGCTCTTTGTAACCATTAGTTATATAGGGAAGCCCTTCTTCAATATCTTTTTGAATAAAATCAAAAACTTCCTGAACTGTATTTCGCTTGTATTTCGCAAGTAGCTCATTTTCAGGTTTTGTAACATAGGGGATTCCTAGAGTTGTGCTTGCAGTAGCTGGATTGTAGCGTTTTGACCAGAAAGACACTAACATGAAATGCGAATAGGCTCTTGCTATTAATGCTTCTCCTTTTTGAGGATTTAAACTGCTTGGATTTCCTAATTGATCAATTGCTTGCAGTGCTGTATTTGCATGTGCAATAGCTCTGTAACAAGCATCCCAATAGAAGGCTTGAGTATCAATATTATTAGTTTCTGTTTGAATATCCCAATTGTAGTTTTGTTCATTTTTTGGCAGTGTTTCGGCTAGACCGCTATCAAATACATTATCCGACATTGTTTCGGCAATATCAAAATAACTCATTTGAGGATAAGCATTGACTAAAATTTCAGTAATTTTATCGGGAGTATTTATTTCGGTTCTATTATCGGGTTTCTCAGAAAGAAAATCATCACAACTGCTAACAACTGCAAGCGTTAGAAGTAATAGTGTTATTTTTAAGTTTTTCATAAATTTATAATATTAAAATGAAAGGTTGATAGCAAAAGTATATTGAGTGGTAACTGGCATGGCAACACCTCCAGTATTACGAAATTCAGGATCTTGGCCATTTAAATTTTTGTCTGAATAAATTAACCAAGGATTAACAGAAGAGCCTTTTAAAGTAAAGACACTAAGTCCTAATTTTTTCTTCAAATCTTTTGGAAATTCCCAACTCAATGATATGTTTTTTAATCGTACAAAATCACCATCTGCAATTCTAACATCTGAATAGTTATAAGTGTTATATGCTCTTGCCAGAGTTCTTGATCCTCCATAATTCGAATTCAATTGTTGGTCTGCAATAACAGGGACGTTTGTATAATTTTCGTCACCAGGGTTAATCCAGCGGTTCGTAAATTCTTTAGTAAAAACAGTTAAATCATCATAAGTACTGTCATAAACAGGATTTAGGCGTACTTTGTTTCCACCAGATCCAACGAAAAAGACGTATAAAGACCAATCTTTATAGGTAAATGTATTTGCTAGACCAATTGATTTATTTGGTTCAATAGAACCTTCATATTTTAAATATTTAGTAACATCTTGATTGTCTTGAAAATCAGCTCCTGTTATATTATCTGTTTCCCCTTCAGGCATAATAAAAGTAGGTAAACCTTGATTATTTAAGCCTGTAAATTGGTACGAATAAATTGAATTTCTTGGGTGTCCAACTGTATTGCCTCCATTGCCATCGATCAAATCGAAAACTGTAGGTTTATTTTCTAATTTTGTAATCTCTTGATTGAAAATTGAAAAGTTTAAGGTTGTTGACCATTTAAAATCTTTAGTATTAATGTTTTTTGTAGAGAAACCAATTTCAAGACCTTTGGTTTCCATATTAGCATTGTTACCTTGTTTTATTCTTTGTCCTCCAATTCCAGAGGTAATAACATAATCTACCAAATCAAATGCTTTTCTGCTGTAAACATCTGTTGTAAATTGTATTCTGTTATTGAACATAGCTAAATCAAAACCTATATTAGTTTCAAATTGTTTCTCCCAAGTCAATGCTCCATTTTGTAATTCCTCAATTTGGATTCCTGATTCTCTATCATCAATATTAAAACGATCAGTAATATAACTTTTGTAAATCGCCAGTGAGTTAGTTGCAGGTCCAGCTGTTGCAGTTAGTCCATAAGAACCTCTTAGGCTTAAATTGTTTACAGATTCAACATTCTTCATGAAATTTTCTTCAGAAAGATTCCATTTCCCGCTAAAAGTATAAGTAGGTAGCCATCTCGAAGAACCACTGTCTCCTTGTCTGTTTGACCCATCATAGCGACCTGTTAAAGAAGCGGTATAGCGGCGATCGTAAGTGTATCCAACTTTACCAAAGAAACCTACCGTTCTTTCTTTTTCTACATTAAATCCATAATAAGAATCTCCACCATTAATTATTTTTTCGATAATTCTTGGGTCAGTAAAAGCGGTAAGACCACGGTCATACTGAAGTCCAGCTGCTGTAAAATTATCACTGTTTCGATCTACAACACGCATCTCAGTCCCGAAGAAACCTTCTAATTCATGTTTATCTTTAAAATTATTTCTGTAGGTAATACTGTTTCTAAGATTATAAGAAGTCAGATCATTTGTAAATTTTCTCAAGAAACCACCATTAGGTAAAACCGAAACTTTTGGAGCTGTTAAGTCATTAGGGTCTTGATATAAAAAGATATTCTCATCCCTAACCAATGTGTTAACACCATCTTCACCTTCAGGAGTTCCTGCTTTGTAAGCGCCAACAACATTTGAATTTTCTAGTATTTTATGTTCACGGCTTGTATTTGCATAACGTCCGGATCCAGTTAGATTATAGGTAAGATGTGAATTAATTTTATAATCTAAATCGAGTTGAAAACGAATGTCCTTAACTTCAATTTCCATATAATTATTTTTCAATTCATTTAAAATATTCATCGAAGCCCAATTGTTTCTATAATATTCTAAATTCCCATTCTCATCATAAGGTCTTAAAGTTCTGCTGGTATTCAAAACATAATTAAAAGGATTGATATCAAAATCTCTGGTAACTTTTCCAAAAACTTCATCTTTTTCACTTTCATAACTTCCTGGAGCTTCTTGATTACGAACCGAAGCTAGTGTAGAAAGTGTTATGTTTAATTTATCATTTATAAAGAACGTTCCTTTTATGTTTGATGATAATTGGTTTACTTGATCAGCAATAGTCCATCCTGGATCATTGTAAAAACCTAGTGAAGCATAAAAGGTGTTGTTTTTACCACCTCCAGCAAAACTCAAAGAATGATTTTGAGTAATTGAAGGTCTAAAGAGTATATTGAACCAATCAGTATTGGCTAATTCATATTTTTTTAGGAAATTATTACGGCTTACGGGGTCATTATTTACTAAATAACCACCAGTTTCAGGAACATACGTATTAATTG includes these proteins:
- a CDS encoding substrate import-associated zinc metallohydrolase lipoprotein; protein product: MKIVKYNKIAVLFLALTVLTACSNDDQVGESQLDFNQPTKTALDNWIGINYLNPYNINVQYKWNQNTVDNSRYLFPPLVSSVQPALEIVQKIWLDSYKTIGGADFVKKIAPREIVLVGGVNLNSVGTRTLGLAEGGQRVTLFETDYIDKTNRANIQEFIHTIQHEYIHILNQNKPFDEKAWAAITPVGYTADWYNYENALSNELGFITSYARSNINEDFAETASIILISSKAEYADFLNNITSDSAYFALIAKEALVVKYFKDAFDMDFYALRDEAEKNTNAVIN
- a CDS encoding RagB/SusD family nutrient uptake outer membrane protein, yielding MKNLKITLLLLTLAVVSSCDDFLSEKPDNRTEINTPDKITEILVNAYPQMSYFDIAETMSDNVFDSGLAETLPKNEQNYNWDIQTETNNIDTQAFYWDACYRAIAHANTALQAIDQLGNPSSLNPQKGEALIARAYSHFMLVSFWSKRYNPATASTTLGIPYVTKPENELLAKYKRNTVQEVFDFIQKDIEEGLPYITNGYKEPKFHFNKEAAKAFASRFYLIKGDWNRVIALSNDLGAKPVGKLRDFASYDLMSVNDQRVNFASSAAQTNLLIVSANSIVGRSASQSRFYLSGDKYQEILGSGTSLFGKNWLYNFYSSNSSITVFLPKFYEYFKYTNVTAGIGEPYVAEVLLSNDEFFLNRIEAHVMAGQISLANDELEYFLSTRTAGYNAATDKLTEAKVVAKYPVVADEYTPFYTMTPVQTSYIKAIAETKRRDFIHEGMRWFDVKRFNIVVNHEINNKSTKILVKDDNRRALQIPLHASGNGIELNPR
- a CDS encoding SusC/RagA family TonB-linked outer membrane protein, which encodes MKKPVVKQRLLFRIMKITLFQLVLAFVFSTVTMANSVNGQKKLDTKVTIVVSNLSLDDALSKLQKSAHVKFSYNSRITQLNQKVSIDANEEALSSILNEILLPLNISYSEISNQIVLQTIPPKESTNFNLLESLNSNLIASIIVKGKVIDNGGNPLPGASVLVKGTNVATLTDFDGTFSIEVPSGNTKIVVSYIGMKTKEVDVTNNFITVVLSEIGQSLNEVIITTGYEKTSKRTFTGAVSKITDKELKVDGVVDVSRMIEGKAAGVTVQNVTGTFGTAPKITVRGSSSIFGDTKPLWVIDGVVQEDIINLSFADLASGNSETLLSSSIAGLNANDIQSIEILKDASATSIYGSRSLNGVVVVTTKQGRRDSPLKITYSLEQSLRTVPNYGQYDILNSQESMSIFKEMEAKGYLDLPSTVNGRYGGAYNILGRAINTYVPETGGYLVNNDPVSRNNFLKKYELANTDWFNILFRPSITQNHSLSFAGGGKNNTFYASLGFYNDPGWTIADQVNQLSSNIKGTFFINDKLNITLSTLASVRNQEAPGSYESEKDEVFGKVTRDFDINPFNYVLNTSRTLRPYDENGNLEYYRNNWASMNILNELKNNYMEIEVKDIRFQLDLDYKINSHLTYNLTGSGRYANTSREHKILENSNVVGAYKAGTPEGEDGVNTLVRDENIFLYQDPNDLTAPKVSVLPNGGFLRKFTNDLTSYNLRNSITYRNNFKDKHELEGFFGTEMRVVDRNSDNFTAAGLQYDRGLTAFTDPRIIEKIINGGDSYYGFNVEKERTVGFFGKVGYTYDRRYTASLTGRYDGSNRQGDSGSSRWLPTYTFSGKWNLSEENFMKNVESVNNLSLRGSYGLTATAGPATNSLAIYKSYITDRFNIDDRESGIQIEELQNGALTWEKQFETNIGFDLAMFNNRIQFTTDVYSRKAFDLVDYVITSGIGGQRIKQGNNANMETKGLEIGFSTKNINTKDFKWSTTLNFSIFNQEITKLENKPTVFDLIDGNGGNTVGHPRNSIYSYQFTGLNNQGLPTFIMPEGETDNITGADFQDNQDVTKYLKYEGSIEPNKSIGLANTFTYKDWSLYVFFVGSGGNKVRLNPVYDSTYDDLTVFTKEFTNRWINPGDENYTNVPVIADQQLNSNYGGSRTLARAYNTYNYSDVRIADGDFVRLKNISLSWEFPKDLKKKLGLSVFTLKGSSVNPWLIYSDKNLNGQDPEFRNTGGVAMPVTTQYTFAINLSF